One genomic segment of Pseudomonadota bacterium includes these proteins:
- a CDS encoding AMP-binding protein produces the protein MSWFSPTPLLLPQMISNNGRYRADKPALIVGDKTFTWHEFDAATARVANGLRASGIEPGQRVGILMTNGQAMTEAMFGAVRAGCVAVPLNTSITDAAVAIMLGDSESAAVIVTADHRPRIDKSRESLTTVRCFLCAGEPAEGWEHFESWRDNASAVAPVVDVDPESPCNIIYSSGTTGLPKGIVHSHRCRAAWAYDMAVGLRYHSGARTLMSLGLYSNISWVALLSTILAGGTLIVMPAFDAGAYLRLVGEQQITHSTVVPVQLQRMLDHPEFDDARLSTLQSLMCCGSPLPEASKNRIIAGFGKAFMELYGLTEGLVTILSPEDMDRKTRSVGLPCPGQQIIILDDNDQPCPVGESGEIVGRGPLQMAGYHNRPDANEEATYVDESGERWLRTGDIGKLDEEGYLYLVDRKKDMILSGGQNIYPADIEAVLAEHPAITEAAVIGVPSDTWGETPLALVVAPEPVDNAAVREWVNQRVGKQQRVAGVTQIEELPRNPNGKVLKRELRKAYGSVLSR, from the coding sequence ATGTCCTGGTTTAGCCCCACGCCACTGCTGCTTCCACAGATGATCAGCAACAACGGTCGTTACCGCGCGGACAAGCCGGCGCTGATCGTCGGCGACAAGACCTTTACCTGGCACGAATTTGACGCCGCTACGGCACGGGTGGCGAACGGTCTTCGGGCTAGCGGTATCGAGCCGGGTCAGCGGGTCGGCATCCTCATGACCAACGGCCAGGCCATGACCGAAGCCATGTTTGGCGCGGTGCGCGCGGGCTGCGTCGCGGTTCCGCTCAACACATCGATCACGGACGCCGCGGTCGCCATCATGCTCGGCGATAGCGAGTCCGCGGCAGTCATCGTCACCGCAGACCATCGGCCGCGAATCGACAAGTCACGCGAATCACTTACCACGGTGCGCTGTTTTCTCTGCGCCGGCGAGCCGGCCGAGGGCTGGGAACATTTTGAGTCCTGGCGGGACAACGCCAGCGCCGTGGCTCCGGTCGTCGACGTCGACCCTGAGTCACCCTGCAACATCATCTACAGCTCAGGCACCACCGGGCTGCCGAAGGGCATCGTGCATTCGCACCGCTGCCGGGCAGCGTGGGCGTACGACATGGCCGTCGGGCTGCGCTACCACTCTGGCGCCAGGACGCTGATGTCGCTGGGGCTTTACTCCAACATCAGCTGGGTCGCTTTGCTGTCGACGATTCTGGCCGGGGGCACGCTGATCGTCATGCCGGCCTTCGACGCGGGTGCTTACCTGAGGCTCGTCGGCGAGCAGCAAATCACTCACTCCACCGTGGTGCCGGTTCAGCTGCAGCGCATGCTCGACCATCCGGAATTTGATGACGCCCGCCTCAGTACGCTGCAGAGCCTCATGTGCTGCGGGTCGCCACTGCCGGAGGCCAGCAAGAACCGAATCATCGCGGGGTTTGGTAAAGCGTTTATGGAGCTATACGGCCTGACCGAAGGGCTTGTAACGATCCTTTCCCCCGAAGATATGGATCGCAAGACACGCTCCGTCGGTCTGCCCTGCCCCGGCCAGCAGATCATCATTCTCGATGACAACGATCAGCCTTGCCCGGTCGGCGAAAGCGGCGAGATTGTAGGACGCGGGCCTCTCCAGATGGCGGGTTACCACAACCGCCCCGATGCGAACGAAGAGGCGACCTACGTGGATGAATCTGGCGAGCGATGGCTGCGCACCGGAGACATCGGGAAACTCGACGAAGAGGGTTACCTGTACCTCGTCGATCGCAAGAAGGATATGATTCTGTCCGGTGGGCAAAACATCTATCCGGCAGACATTGAAGCGGTGCTGGCGGAACATCCCGCCATTACAGAAGCAGCCGTCATCGGGGTTCCCAGCGACACCTGGGGCGAAACGCCGCTCGCACTTGTCGTGGCGCCGGAACCTGTCGACAACGCCGCGGTCCGCGAGTGGGTCAACCAACGGGTTGGCAAACAGCAGCGCGTCGCAGGCGTCACGCAGATCGAGGAACTCCCCCGCAATCCGAACGGAAAAGTGCTGAAGCGAGAACTCCGCAAGGCTTACGGTAGTGTCCTGTCACGTTAA
- a CDS encoding TetR/AcrR family transcriptional regulator — MSPKAQQTRQRILDAAEQLFAREGFSGVTVRQIMKKAEADVALAYYHFDSKRDLFDAVLLRRAEKLNALREKALDEVESRHQDDAPSVEEIISAFTTPLLQLLAEDHEKWRHYFALIAQVNSSTEWGGELMTRYFDPLVKRFIAALRRALPHCTDQDLYWSYHFLSGALTLSFAETGRIDNLSGGVCQSSDMASVSDRMPKFIAAGFEALCVPKS; from the coding sequence ATGTCGCCTAAAGCCCAGCAAACCCGTCAGAGGATCCTGGACGCCGCCGAGCAGCTGTTCGCCCGCGAGGGGTTTTCAGGCGTCACCGTGCGCCAGATTATGAAAAAAGCCGAGGCTGACGTGGCCCTGGCGTACTACCATTTTGACTCGAAGCGGGATCTCTTTGATGCGGTGCTCCTGCGCCGGGCGGAGAAGCTAAACGCGCTACGCGAGAAGGCGCTGGATGAGGTGGAAAGCCGGCACCAGGACGATGCACCCAGCGTCGAGGAGATCATTAGCGCGTTTACCACCCCGCTGCTTCAGCTGCTGGCCGAAGACCACGAGAAGTGGCGCCACTATTTTGCGCTCATCGCGCAGGTGAACAGCTCCACCGAGTGGGGTGGTGAGTTGATGACGCGCTATTTCGATCCGCTCGTGAAGCGCTTTATCGCGGCTCTGCGGCGGGCGCTACCCCACTGTACCGATCAAGATCTCTATTGGAGCTATCACTTCCTCTCCGGAGCGCTCACGCTCTCATTTGCCGAAACCGGACGCATCGACAATCTTTCCGGTGGGGTCTGCCAGTCCTCCGACATGGCCAGCGTCAGCGATCGCATGCCCAAGTTTATTGCCGCGGGCTTCGAGGCGCTCTGCGTACCCAAGTCCTAG
- a CDS encoding TonB-dependent receptor: MSTQSVLTLSSLAVAVAVGLSAAPTASAQSTTENTGVIEEVTVTARRRAETLQDVPIAVTAYSGDQLEMIGALDITAIGQTTPNLTLEVSRGTNTTLTAFIRGVGQQDPVPGFEAGVGIYIDDVYLNRPQAAVLDIFDVERIEVLRGPQGTLYGRNTIGGAIKYVTRRLDDDPSSRIRGTLGNFGQVDVVFSGSTPLSDTFRVGGAIASLNRDGFGDNVNNGLDNYSKDILAGRLSAEWDLTDTFFLRLAADYIQDDSDPRQGHRLTPGNLTGAPVLGDVFDTRSGLNNPIQEVEARGISLTAEWEINENWTLKNILAYRDDETQSPIDFDSLPSDDLDVPVIYENDQLSEELQLLYSGDRWNGVIGAYLLDANAFTAFDVILGNTGAAIGLPGLNAFTLGDVDTDTWSLFADFTFDINDEWSVAFGGRYTSDERTSRVLRETLIGGTSSFFGGSAIPIATTSDFQGSEEFNEFVPRVSVAWQPNDDNNFYLSYSEGFKGGSFDPRGQTSAAPDLDGDGDIDEQDIFEFMQFEPEFVETVELGWKTSALDGRLKSAIAVFFSDYTDVQIPGSVGVDTTGDGVTDSFIGITSNAADADIRGIEWEAQAYLGESLLTGGDSLSAAWTVGYIDAEFNEFVDAFGVDVADERVFQNTPDLTGSFTLNYAMPLDLFGKSGQLSVINTFSHRDEASQFEVPNEFLDQDTFTLWDLSLVWEDDGGQWRAGLHGKNLFDEEYKVAGYFFPTLGLEGSITAFYGNPLTVSGTVEYRF, encoded by the coding sequence ATGTCTACCCAATCCGTATTGACACTTTCGTCCCTGGCCGTGGCTGTCGCCGTCGGTCTTTCCGCTGCCCCGACGGCCAGCGCGCAATCCACCACCGAAAACACTGGTGTGATCGAAGAAGTTACCGTCACCGCCCGACGGCGCGCGGAAACGTTGCAGGACGTGCCCATCGCGGTCACCGCGTATTCGGGCGATCAGCTGGAGATGATCGGGGCGCTGGACATCACCGCCATCGGACAGACCACGCCCAATCTAACGCTGGAAGTGTCCCGCGGAACCAACACCACGCTCACCGCCTTTATTCGGGGTGTGGGCCAGCAGGACCCCGTGCCAGGCTTTGAAGCGGGGGTCGGCATCTATATCGACGACGTGTACCTCAACCGGCCGCAGGCGGCCGTGCTCGATATTTTTGACGTCGAACGGATCGAGGTGCTTCGCGGTCCGCAGGGCACCCTCTATGGCCGAAACACCATTGGCGGCGCGATCAAATACGTCACCCGTCGGCTGGACGACGATCCCAGCTCCCGCATCCGCGGAACCCTGGGCAACTTCGGCCAGGTGGACGTTGTGTTCAGCGGTTCCACCCCGCTCTCAGACACCTTCCGCGTGGGCGGCGCGATCGCCAGCCTCAACCGCGACGGCTTCGGCGACAATGTGAATAACGGCTTGGACAACTACAGCAAAGACATCCTGGCCGGCCGTCTCAGCGCGGAGTGGGACCTCACCGACACGTTTTTCCTGCGCCTGGCCGCTGACTACATCCAGGATGACTCCGATCCCCGCCAGGGCCATCGCCTGACCCCCGGTAACCTGACCGGCGCACCGGTGCTCGGTGACGTGTTCGACACGCGCTCGGGACTCAACAACCCCATCCAGGAAGTTGAGGCTCGCGGTATCTCGCTGACAGCCGAGTGGGAGATCAACGAGAACTGGACGCTGAAAAACATTCTGGCCTACCGCGACGATGAAACACAGTCGCCCATCGACTTTGACAGCCTGCCGTCCGATGATCTCGACGTGCCGGTGATCTATGAGAATGACCAGCTTTCGGAAGAACTGCAGCTTCTTTACAGCGGCGATCGCTGGAACGGCGTCATCGGGGCCTACCTGCTCGACGCCAACGCGTTTACCGCCTTCGACGTAATCCTGGGCAACACCGGTGCGGCGATCGGCCTGCCGGGCTTGAACGCCTTCACGCTGGGTGACGTTGACACGGACACCTGGTCGCTGTTCGCCGACTTCACGTTCGACATCAACGACGAGTGGAGCGTTGCCTTCGGCGGACGCTACACCAGCGACGAGCGGACCTCCCGCGTCCTGCGCGAGACGCTGATCGGCGGCACGTCCTCGTTCTTCGGCGGCAGCGCGATACCGATCGCGACGACGTCGGATTTCCAGGGCAGCGAGGAGTTCAACGAGTTTGTGCCGCGGGTATCCGTTGCCTGGCAGCCGAACGACGATAACAACTTCTACCTGTCTTACAGCGAAGGCTTCAAGGGCGGCAGCTTTGACCCCCGCGGACAGACCTCCGCGGCGCCCGACCTCGACGGTGACGGCGACATCGACGAGCAGGACATCTTTGAGTTCATGCAGTTTGAGCCAGAGTTTGTGGAAACCGTCGAGTTGGGCTGGAAAACCAGCGCACTGGACGGCCGCCTGAAGTCGGCGATCGCGGTGTTTTTCTCGGACTACACCGACGTGCAGATCCCTGGATCGGTAGGCGTTGACACCACCGGCGACGGCGTCACCGACTCCTTTATCGGTATTACCTCCAACGCCGCTGACGCGGACATCAGGGGGATCGAGTGGGAAGCCCAGGCATACCTCGGCGAAAGTCTGCTCACCGGTGGCGACAGCCTGTCGGCTGCCTGGACCGTCGGCTACATCGACGCGGAATTCAACGAGTTTGTTGACGCGTTCGGGGTGGACGTCGCTGACGAGCGGGTGTTCCAGAACACGCCCGACCTCACCGGCAGCTTCACGCTGAACTATGCGATGCCGCTGGATTTGTTCGGAAAATCCGGGCAGCTGAGCGTGATCAACACCTTCTCGCACCGCGATGAGGCGAGCCAGTTTGAGGTGCCCAACGAGTTCCTCGATCAGGACACCTTCACGCTCTGGGACCTGAGCCTGGTGTGGGAAGACGACGGCGGCCAGTGGCGCGCCGGACTGCACGGAAAGAACCTGTTTGACGAAGAGTATAAAGTGGCCGGCTACTTCTTCCCCACGCTGGGACTGGAAGGCAGCATCACGGCTTTCTACGGTAACCCGCTGACCGTTTCTGGCACCGTGGAATACCGCTTCTAA
- a CDS encoding ECF-type sigma factor → MTEAPGSPIAGAEPAQQVNVLLADLNRLQLETTGSPEQASALLYEDLKRMARRISSEFSASETLRTTALLHEAYARLAGGHRKDLPDKRSMMALMATVMRRVAVDHIRATTAAKRGGNMQRVTLAEAAARSAAGDPDELILGVDDSLAQLQKFAPDLARLVELLFFVGLSQAEVAELEGSSERSVRRNWRKARAWLYRLMSEDDGDR, encoded by the coding sequence ATGACTGAAGCCCCAGGCAGTCCGATCGCCGGCGCTGAACCGGCGCAGCAGGTCAACGTGCTGCTCGCCGATCTAAACCGCCTCCAGCTTGAAACCACCGGCAGCCCCGAGCAGGCCAGCGCGCTGCTGTATGAGGACCTTAAGCGGATGGCCCGCCGGATCAGCAGCGAATTCAGCGCCAGCGAAACCCTGCGAACCACCGCGTTGCTGCACGAGGCTTATGCCCGGCTGGCGGGCGGCCATCGAAAAGATCTGCCGGACAAGCGATCGATGATGGCGCTCATGGCAACCGTCATGCGCAGGGTCGCCGTCGATCATATCCGGGCTACCACCGCAGCGAAGCGCGGCGGCAACATGCAGCGCGTCACGCTGGCCGAAGCGGCTGCCCGAAGCGCTGCCGGCGACCCCGACGAGCTGATCCTGGGTGTCGACGACTCGCTCGCGCAGCTGCAGAAATTTGCTCCCGACCTTGCCCGCCTGGTGGAGCTGCTGTTTTTTGTGGGGCTGAGCCAGGCGGAGGTGGCTGAGCTCGAGGGAAGCTCGGAACGCTCCGTCAGACGCAACTGGCGCAAGGCCCGCGCCTGGCTCTATCGGTTGATGTCGGAGGACGACGGTGATCGCTGA
- a CDS encoding serine/threonine-protein kinase — MIADRALVNEHFERLLEMQDAQAEAELDRMAQTDPGLHAELSALLEADRKAEQLLGLVTAVPASLELMTGSTFGPYELQELLGSGGGGRVYRARRSDGRFEHTVAIKFLALAASEDARRRFRGEMQILARLDHPNIVSLLDGGDTSDGVYYLVMQWVDGRSLTEAAQGLKLAERLGLLLQLCGAVEYAHRRLIVHRDLKPSNVLVDSEGQIKLLDFGISKDLDAGNTQTQAVMTPRYAAPEQILGEPVTTATDVFALGMLLFELLTDSLPPIPAAESLGELVDYARHFTCPPPSRMTDRTIAADLDAIVLKCLERDPDRRYATVAELANDLQRFLEGRPISARVLNPLQRAGRWARRNRGLVAMLLGAVLLGSAAVTLHLRQLAQERDQAEAALAFVIGLFGKLNPFDSGDEEALEIPVADVYRLGLEELESAVMLSPGSKSDLAMAFGAGLVDAGKYPRALEAVQSAKALLAQSPRAEQSVRRARVLMLEARAQSFMGNDEEAVAALAAAAEEPVIQAGDNMQAGRYWYQLGNETYWGGDLEASRSHLRKAVSVMQAHAVTDVEKLLLYQAMSDLAWGLTEIGDTEPALDYITQAVEGAEALGVSEVRLALFYAKRASIRERSLHVGAGDEDHLRAKALVENVLGPAHRETLAITGNYALSLIRQHRYADSVPIFRSLIEITESIENYDQIELAARYQNLAAAHKGLGDYEDAEASARRAHALYREALGPDHYRNAFPLMTFAELALLRDEPEGAFEPADAAVGLLHVLPPDHNLVLTASAFRLAASTDECRPASGMSKDQLEQVVEFLGEARRSTPLVEALLTWPNCTR; from the coding sequence GTGATCGCTGACCGGGCACTGGTGAACGAACACTTCGAGCGGCTGCTTGAGATGCAGGACGCGCAGGCGGAGGCCGAGCTCGACCGGATGGCCCAAACCGATCCAGGCCTCCACGCCGAGCTGAGCGCCCTGCTGGAAGCTGACCGGAAAGCTGAACAGTTGCTCGGTCTCGTTACCGCCGTCCCCGCGTCGCTGGAGCTGATGACCGGGTCGACGTTTGGTCCGTATGAGCTTCAGGAGCTGCTCGGTTCGGGCGGCGGCGGCAGGGTTTACCGGGCCCGGCGCAGCGACGGTCGTTTTGAGCACACGGTCGCCATCAAATTCCTGGCTCTCGCGGCCTCCGAAGACGCTCGGCGTCGCTTCCGCGGTGAGATGCAGATTCTCGCTCGGCTGGATCACCCCAATATCGTTTCGCTGCTCGACGGTGGGGATACGTCGGACGGTGTCTACTACCTCGTCATGCAGTGGGTGGACGGCCGCAGTCTGACGGAGGCCGCGCAGGGCCTGAAGCTTGCGGAGCGGCTCGGTTTGCTGCTGCAGCTTTGCGGCGCCGTGGAGTATGCCCACCGACGCCTGATTGTTCACCGGGATCTCAAGCCCAGCAACGTGCTGGTGGACAGCGAAGGCCAGATTAAGCTGCTGGACTTTGGCATCAGCAAAGACCTCGATGCCGGCAATACGCAAACGCAGGCGGTGATGACCCCTCGCTACGCGGCCCCAGAGCAGATTCTGGGTGAGCCCGTCACCACGGCAACGGATGTTTTTGCCTTAGGGATGCTGCTGTTTGAACTCCTGACCGATTCGCTGCCACCGATTCCTGCCGCTGAGTCGCTGGGTGAACTGGTGGACTACGCCCGGCACTTCACGTGTCCGCCGCCAAGCCGGATGACCGATCGGACGATCGCTGCGGACCTCGACGCGATTGTGCTCAAGTGCCTGGAGCGAGATCCGGATCGGCGTTATGCGACCGTCGCCGAGCTGGCGAATGACCTTCAGCGTTTCCTGGAAGGCAGGCCGATCAGCGCACGGGTTCTCAATCCGCTGCAGCGGGCCGGCCGCTGGGCTCGCCGCAACCGAGGGCTGGTCGCGATGCTGCTCGGGGCCGTGCTGCTGGGTAGCGCAGCGGTGACGCTGCATCTCCGGCAGCTGGCACAGGAGCGCGACCAGGCGGAAGCCGCGCTGGCCTTTGTGATCGGTCTGTTCGGTAAGCTCAACCCGTTTGACAGCGGCGACGAAGAGGCGCTGGAGATCCCGGTGGCTGACGTCTACCGCCTTGGCCTGGAGGAGCTTGAGTCGGCGGTTATGCTCTCGCCCGGCTCCAAGAGCGACCTGGCGATGGCATTTGGTGCCGGGTTGGTCGACGCAGGCAAATACCCCCGGGCGCTGGAGGCCGTGCAGTCCGCCAAGGCTCTGCTGGCCCAGTCGCCGAGGGCCGAGCAAAGCGTCCGACGGGCCCGAGTGCTGATGCTGGAGGCTCGCGCGCAGTCGTTTATGGGTAACGACGAAGAGGCTGTCGCTGCGCTGGCGGCAGCGGCGGAGGAACCGGTCATCCAGGCTGGTGACAACATGCAGGCGGGGCGCTACTGGTACCAGCTTGGCAACGAGACTTACTGGGGGGGAGATCTTGAGGCCTCAAGGTCACACCTGCGAAAGGCCGTCTCGGTGATGCAGGCGCATGCTGTTACCGATGTTGAAAAGCTGCTCCTGTACCAGGCGATGAGTGACCTCGCCTGGGGCCTGACCGAAATCGGCGATACGGAGCCGGCGCTCGACTACATCACCCAGGCCGTGGAGGGCGCAGAGGCACTGGGCGTCTCGGAGGTTCGTCTCGCGCTTTTCTATGCCAAACGCGCGAGCATTCGCGAACGGTCGCTGCATGTCGGCGCCGGGGATGAGGACCATCTGCGCGCCAAGGCGCTGGTTGAGAATGTGCTGGGGCCAGCTCACCGCGAAACGCTGGCGATCACAGGAAATTATGCGCTCAGCCTGATTCGGCAGCATCGCTATGCTGACTCGGTGCCCATCTTCCGGTCGCTGATCGAAATCACGGAATCGATCGAAAACTATGATCAGATCGAGCTAGCGGCGCGCTATCAAAACCTCGCCGCGGCCCACAAGGGGCTGGGCGACTATGAAGATGCCGAGGCTTCTGCCAGGCGGGCCCACGCGCTCTATCGCGAGGCCCTGGGACCGGATCATTACCGCAACGCCTTCCCCTTAATGACCTTTGCGGAGCTGGCGCTGCTGCGCGATGAGCCAGAAGGCGCCTTTGAACCTGCCGACGCAGCGGTCGGTTTGCTGCACGTCCTGCCGCCAGACCATAACCTGGTGCTCACCGCCTCAGCGTTCCGGCTGGCGGCTAGTACTGACGAGTGTCGGCCAGCGTCCGGCATGAGCAAGGACCAGCTGGAGCAGGTGGTCGAGTTTCTCGGGGAAGCCAGGCGGTCAACGCCGCTGGTGGAAGCGCTACTCACCTGGCCTAACTGCACCCGCTGA
- a CDS encoding SDR family NAD(P)-dependent oxidoreductase, with the protein MKQQQSQSQCFWVALLSVIAALASGAAAADGHEKENAVQRAILVTGASSGIGRNIAETLAAQGHFVYAGARKQADLESLNALNNVQGIRLDVNKPEEITAAVETIAAAGRGLYGVVNNAGVAVVGPLVELSEADMQFQMDVNLFGPYRVTKAFAPMLIESQGRVTTIGSISGVLSSPFLGAYSMSKHAVESFTDTLAAEMNKFGVAVSVVEPGNYDSKIGESLARRIKRSGVDYTDSRFSNEMQQVIDRLSSNRSQYKKPDEVSAAVVDFLFSASPKRRYMVVPNAREAEITIRQIMREMLQLNQDHPYSLTRDQLIAMMDGVLNEAAGD; encoded by the coding sequence ATGAAACAACAACAGTCTCAATCTCAATGCTTTTGGGTGGCCTTGCTCTCGGTCATCGCAGCCCTGGCATCCGGCGCCGCTGCAGCGGATGGCCATGAAAAGGAAAATGCTGTCCAGCGAGCCATTCTGGTGACCGGAGCAAGCTCCGGAATCGGCAGAAATATCGCGGAAACGCTGGCCGCTCAGGGGCATTTTGTTTACGCCGGAGCCCGCAAGCAGGCTGATCTGGAGTCCCTCAACGCGCTGAACAACGTGCAGGGAATCCGGCTCGACGTGAACAAGCCCGAAGAGATCACTGCGGCTGTCGAGACAATCGCCGCGGCCGGCCGTGGGCTTTACGGTGTGGTTAACAACGCCGGGGTTGCGGTGGTCGGACCGCTGGTGGAGCTGAGCGAGGCGGACATGCAGTTCCAGATGGACGTCAACCTGTTTGGACCCTATCGGGTGACAAAAGCCTTTGCGCCGATGTTGATTGAGAGCCAGGGCAGAGTGACGACCATCGGATCAATTTCCGGCGTACTCTCCTCGCCGTTCTTGGGGGCGTACAGCATGAGCAAGCACGCGGTGGAATCGTTCACCGACACGCTCGCGGCAGAGATGAACAAGTTCGGGGTGGCGGTTAGTGTCGTTGAACCGGGAAACTACGACTCAAAAATCGGCGAATCCCTTGCGCGGCGGATCAAGCGTTCGGGCGTCGACTACACGGATTCTCGCTTTTCAAACGAGATGCAGCAGGTCATCGACCGACTGTCCAGCAACCGATCCCAGTACAAAAAACCCGATGAAGTCTCGGCAGCGGTTGTGGATTTTCTGTTCAGCGCGAGCCCTAAGCGCCGCTACATGGTGGTGCCAAACGCGCGGGAGGCGGAGATCACCATTCGCCAGATCATGAGGGAGATGCTCCAGCTGAATCAGGACCATCCCTACAGTCTGACCCGCGACCAGCTCATTGCGATGATGGATGGGGTGCTGAACGAGGCGGCGGGTGACTGA
- a CDS encoding malate synthase G, which yields MNLTIDARFRQFVETELLADLPLSAAEFWSGLDRIIHELTPVNRQLLEKRQELQQQLDDYNREHPAKSWNADAYRQFLVSIGYLEPAPAPFEIDTQGVDDEIAKVAGPQLVVPVDNPRFALNAANARWGSLYDALYGTNVIPEDDGCERAGGYNPRRGARVIQRAAEFLDQAVPLEDASYADVTAYRIDQGNSPAILTAMLASGSSTGLKNPEAFVGHREQGAQRGILLRNNGLHIEIVIDPDHPIGKDASANVADVVLEAALTSIADCEDSVAAVDAEDKIAVYRCWLGLMRGTLSATFAKGGKDMTRTLAADREFVAPDGQTLTLPGRSLLLVRNVGHLMTTDAVFDAEGNEVFEGLLDAVVTATCALHDLKQLGTRGNSRTGSVYIVKPKMHGSAEAAFADNLFAAVEDMLGLERYTLKIGVMDEERRTTINLAQCIAAVRHRLVFINTGFLDRTGDEIHTSMVAGPMLRKDAIKAQPWIGAYEDQNVDLGIACGLPGKAQIGKGMWAKPDEMREMVDSKQDHPLSGASCAWVPSPTAATLHALHYHQVDVQGRQTELGNREQASLEHILTPPFGDPETLSAEDIQRELDNNAQGILGYVVRWIDQGVGCSKVPDINHVGLMEDRATLRISSQHIANWLTHGVCSVDQVKETFRRMAKVVDEQNANDPQYTPMAPGCDGVAFEAALNLVLAGTAQPSGYTEPLLHMYRRQKKAELAKALS from the coding sequence ATGAATCTAACAATCGACGCGCGTTTTCGGCAGTTTGTCGAAACGGAACTGCTTGCCGATCTGCCCCTGTCCGCCGCTGAGTTCTGGTCGGGTTTGGATCGAATTATCCACGAGCTGACGCCGGTCAACCGGCAGCTGCTGGAGAAACGTCAGGAGCTGCAGCAGCAGCTGGACGACTACAATCGCGAACATCCCGCAAAAAGCTGGAACGCCGACGCGTACCGACAGTTTCTGGTTTCCATTGGCTATCTGGAACCGGCTCCGGCGCCCTTTGAGATCGACACCCAGGGTGTGGACGACGAGATTGCCAAGGTGGCCGGCCCGCAGCTGGTGGTCCCGGTCGACAACCCACGGTTTGCGCTGAACGCTGCCAACGCGCGCTGGGGCAGCCTCTATGACGCGCTTTACGGCACCAACGTAATTCCCGAAGACGACGGCTGCGAGCGAGCCGGGGGCTACAACCCGCGGCGCGGTGCTCGTGTGATCCAACGCGCAGCCGAGTTTCTTGATCAGGCGGTGCCGCTGGAAGACGCAAGCTACGCGGACGTGACCGCCTATCGCATCGATCAAGGCAACAGCCCTGCCATCCTGACGGCCATGCTGGCCAGCGGTAGCTCTACCGGCCTCAAGAACCCCGAGGCGTTTGTGGGCCACCGGGAGCAGGGAGCGCAGCGCGGAATCCTGCTCAGGAACAACGGACTCCATATCGAGATTGTGATCGACCCCGATCACCCGATCGGCAAGGATGCTTCGGCAAACGTCGCTGACGTTGTGCTCGAGGCGGCGCTGACCAGCATCGCTGACTGTGAGGATTCGGTTGCGGCGGTTGATGCGGAGGACAAGATTGCGGTCTACCGCTGCTGGCTTGGGCTGATGCGGGGCACGCTCAGCGCAACGTTTGCCAAAGGCGGCAAAGACATGACCCGAACGCTGGCCGCCGATCGGGAGTTTGTGGCGCCGGACGGCCAGACGCTGACCTTGCCGGGACGTAGCCTGCTCCTCGTGCGCAACGTCGGCCACCTGATGACTACCGATGCGGTGTTTGACGCTGAGGGCAACGAGGTCTTCGAGGGGCTGCTCGATGCGGTAGTGACAGCAACCTGCGCTCTTCATGACTTGAAGCAGCTGGGGACACGCGGCAACAGCCGCACTGGCAGTGTCTATATCGTCAAACCCAAGATGCACGGCTCGGCCGAGGCAGCGTTTGCCGACAATCTGTTTGCTGCCGTCGAGGATATGCTGGGACTCGAGCGCTACACGCTGAAAATCGGCGTGATGGACGAAGAGCGGCGCACCACAATCAACCTCGCGCAATGTATCGCCGCGGTTCGGCATCGACTGGTCTTCATCAACACCGGTTTTCTTGATCGCACCGGCGACGAGATCCACACCTCCATGGTCGCCGGGCCGATGCTGCGCAAAGACGCCATCAAGGCTCAACCCTGGATCGGCGCGTACGAAGACCAGAATGTCGACCTCGGCATCGCCTGCGGGCTTCCCGGAAAAGCGCAGATCGGCAAGGGCATGTGGGCCAAGCCGGACGAGATGCGCGAAATGGTAGACAGCAAACAGGATCATCCACTCTCCGGCGCCAGCTGCGCCTGGGTGCCATCGCCAACGGCGGCAACGCTCCACGCGCTGCACTACCACCAGGTGGACGTCCAGGGTCGGCAGACCGAGCTGGGAAATCGCGAGCAGGCGAGCCTTGAGCATATCCTGACGCCACCGTTCGGGGATCCTGAAACGCTCAGCGCTGAGGATATCCAGCGTGAGCTGGATAACAATGCCCAAGGTATTCTCGGCTACGTGGTGCGCTGGATCGACCAAGGTGTTGGTTGCTCAAAGGTGCCTGACATCAACCACGTGGGTTTGATGGAAGACCGAGCGACGCTGCGCATCTCCAGTCAGCACATCGCCAACTGGCTGACCCACGGAGTTTGTTCCGTGGATCAGGTCAAAGAGACGTTCCGTCGCATGGCAAAGGTGGTCGATGAGCAGAACGCCAACGACCCGCAGTACACGCCGATGGCGCCGGGCTGCGACGGCGTCGCGTTCGAGGCTGCGCTCAACCTGGTGCTGGCCGGGACGGCTCAGCCCAGCGGCTACACTGAACCGTTGCTGCACATGTATCGTCGACAAAAGAAGGCTGAGCTGGCCAAAGCGTTGAGCTAG